ATTCATCATAATGAATAAAACGAGTTTTGAAAAAGGGAAGACTTAGCAATTCATTTTCACCAGACGAATAGCCCAAAACATAATTTGGCAGGAGTAATTGGATTTTTGCCATGGCTCAGTTTTATTGGAATATTCGCTACGATTTACCCATTCAAAGACGGTGTTTTTCTATTTCTTCTGAAATTCTAATATGGGCTTTAATTTGATTGATTGGAATCTGTGGAAATCACTTATTGGTTTATCCATTAAACCAATTGCAATTGGCATAAAGTACTCTAATTCGAAAGCATCTACAACACAAACATAGTTATCAAATACATAATTTTTATCCGCTAGTTTTCCTGCCTTTAAATCTTCTTCTTTTGAGGTTTTTTTGGAAAAATCGTCAGGTAAATTGTCTGCGTACATACAATCCAAATGATAGAATATATTCGCCAACGCTTCCAAGATATTTGATTTTCCGCTTCCGTTTCTACCTGCCAAAATATTGGGGTTGAAATCTTGAGCTAAATGATAGTCAAAATCTCTAAGGAAATAGATTTCAAAACCACTTTGCAATGACCTGAAACCTTCGGGTGTATTTACTTTAAACCTTAAAAGCTTCATCTGTTAATTTTAGTTTTATGGTTTTAGTTTCTTCATCAAATACTTGTTCAATTATCGGTTGCTTGGCTCCAATAAATCGGAATATGATAGTTTTCCAATTGTCATACGTAAACTCAAAACCAGTTCCTCTCAAAATATATTTTCTAGCATATTGCTCAACTTCCTGTATTGTAAATATCCATTTGCAAATCGGTCTTTAATATGAACTGATAGAAGTAATCTTTGTCCATTTTGGAAAATTCAAAACCTTCGGTTGCTTCATCATCAGGCAATCGCAAATATTGTCGAATGCTCATATTACGAATATCCGTCTCTCTATTTGAAGGTACTTCCCCTTTAGGCAAAGTGTGTTCAAATGAGTCGATTAATTCCTCAAATTGTTCTTCTGTTAAATCTTCTTTCACTGATTCTGGGTCTTTTTTTTTGAATCTACCAGATCTGAAATATCCACTTTGTCTAAATCAAGTTCGCCATTAAATGCTCTTTGCCTAATACTTCCATAAAGGTTTTCGAGTTCTTTAAGGCTATTTAGGAATTTAAGCTTTAGAGATTCAATTTTCGTTACAATTCCTTCAAATTTGGCTTGAATATTAGGTTCGGGTAGAATAATATCAATGTTGCCAACTATGTTTAAATTTAAATTTTCCTGATTTCCACCTCTTGCCAAGCTTCTTAAATAATTGTAGCACTGTTTAAGTAGAATAAACAAAAAAACTTGATTAATATTCTCTGATGGAGGGATTGCAGCACATGCTTGATTTGTTGCCGCCTCAATTTTTAAGAAACCAACATTTCCTCTGGTCTTACCTTGACCATACATAGCGAGTAAAATAGTGCTAATAGGATAGACTTTACAATTTGAATTTCAATAGCTAGATTGGTAACAGTTTCTTCTGTTGAATAAATATAACTGCCATTAACTTCTGTAGTTTTAGCCCAGTTAATTTCACCGCCATAGTACTCTGATTCTCTTTTCCTGCTTGGAGTACCGCCAGTACCAACTTTTGTAATTTGACTAAGCTTTTGCGTTTCCCATCCTTTTCATTTTTTACTGGGTCTCCAAACATATCTAAAAAAAGTTGACCTCAAAAGTTCATCCAACAAATCAATACTTTCTTTTCGTTTTGGATTAATGCTTCGCATTGGGATAGAACTTTTGCACTCGTTTTGGTCGTCTAAAGTTGGAGGAAGTGGAATTTGTAAAGCAGAAAGACTTTGCTTATTCAACGTTTGCCCCATTGCCGCTTGATTACCACCAACTAATGGAATAGACTTTAGAACATAATACAAAACTCCTAAGCAGTTCTGATTCATCTTTGATTGGCAAAGCTGCTATTGCTTCGTTAGTATAAAGGTCTTTTCGCGAATGCTAATTTCCCAATACTGAGTTTGAAGCTCATCAACAAAGTTCCCTTTTTTACGATTTTGCAATTGGACTCAGCTAAAGCAATATCAGTGATTTCTTCTTTGGTTTTGGAAATGTACTTTCTTTTAAATCAGAAATGCTAACCTAAGAATGACCCTTACCCAATATTCACTTTTACTACGACTTGGTGTATTGCCTAAATTAATACTACAAAGTTCCGATAAAGGTTTATATGACCATTTATTATCCTTCATCTTAAAAATAGCTTTCTATTGATTTTATCTCTTTTACCAAATCTTCTTCTAATGAGTTCAATTTCTCAATGATTACTTTCGGCTCTTCATATTTTAACTCTTCAAAAACATCTACCTTATGTTTCGAAAAACTCAAATCATAATTAGCTTCAACAATTTCTAATTTTGGCACAAAGAAATATCTACCTTTTCTGTCGTTCTCGGCTTGACTATCTCTGATTTGAAATGCTTTACAATATCTTGCAAATCACCATAATCGTCTTTCCCATCAGGCAGTTTAAGTTTGTTTCGTTTATCATCGAGAGTATAACCATCTGATTCCATATCATAAAACCAAACGTTCTCAGTAGTGCCCCCTTTGGTAAATATTAATAATGCAGTACTTACACCAGCATAAGGTTTAAAAACTCCACTAGGTGCCGTAATAACTGCTTTCAATTCGGATTTTTCAATCAATATTTTCCTGGCATCTACAAAAGCACCACCAGTGCCAAATAATACACCTTGAGGAACTACAATGCCAGCTGTACCTCCCATTTCGAGCATATTGTAAATACGTTCAATGAAGAGTAATTCGGTTTTGGTAGTTTTTAAAGCCAACTCTTCATTAATATCACCTTTGTCAATATTGCCAGTAAATGGAGGATTTGCTAAAACAATTTTATATTGGGCATTTTCAGTATAGCTTTTACTTAAAGTATATTTGTAGTCAATTTGTGGACTTTTAATGCCGTGCATCATTAAGTTCATCAAACCTAAACGAACCATGGTTTGATCAATATCATATCCTCTATCTCTGTCGAGTTGAGTAATCATATATTGATATGCTCCAAGAAGAAACCCCCCTGTTCCACAAGCGGGGTCTGCAATGTTATGCCCTAGCTGTGGGTCAATTAATTCGACCAATAGTTTTATAATATGACGAGGTGTTCTAAACTGTCCATTTTTGCCAGCAGAAGCAATCTCACTAAGAAGCATTTCATAAACATCACCTTGGATATCTTGAAAATATTGTCCTCCTACATTTTTATCTTTTTCCATTTCTTCATAAATACCATCTATGGAACCAATAGCTTCCGTTAATAAAGATGGTTTAGGAATAATAAAAACGGCATTTGTCATGTGTTTTGTAAAAGAGGATTCTTCTTTATCCAATTCCTTAATAAAAGGGAAAACATATTGTTGTACATAAGTCAGCATTTTGTCAGTTGGAGCAATCTGCTTAAACTGGCTCCAACGAAGGCTTTGTTTGTCAACCCCTCTTGTTTTCTCTATTTCTGCAATTTCCTCTTTAGTTGCATCTGCTCTAGGTCTGTCTTGTGGTAATAGATAAATACCTTCAAATCTAGACGTAAAAGGGTCTCCTGCAAATTCACAATTAGATTGATCTTCTAAATCATTTTCATCTATTTTCTTCATAAAAAGCAAATAGGTAATTTGTTCAATGGCAGTTAGTGGGTTAGATATTCCTCCACTCCAGAATTTTTGCCAAAGGTCATTTATCTTTGATGCTATTGCCGGATTGCTGTTTAATAAGCTCATTTTATGCTACGAATTTTTCTGTTAATACTAGTATTTCATGAATCTCGGATGGAGAGAAAATTCCACGTATTCCCTTTGGATGAATAATTGTAAACGGAGCTTGAATCAGATCTCGTTTCTCAATGTTTCCTCTCTCAATAATGTAATCTTTTAATAGGTTTAGAAATTCAATTTGTCTGGTTGTTAAATGGGTATGTTCACCAATAAATTGTTGCACCGACTTACTCACCTGGTAATCGAGACTTTCCAATATTTCAATGCCCAGAATATGTTTGATGAACTGAAGAAACTTTGCTTTTGATGTTTATAGACCTTTCTTAATAGCGACTCGGTGATATGTGGCTCTTCATCCTGAAGTTCTTCTGCCAGTTGTTGAGTTTCTTCCTCTGATATTGATTCTCCTGATTTAATTTTTCTAAAATCGGATTACGTGCTGTCATTTCTGCAATTTTTGATTCAACCATTTCACGATACTTTGTGATACTTACTGCTTCGTTTTTAGGCCCAAATTCGACAATCTCTTTGGTCTTTAACACGTCTTTCAAATTCAATTTAGTAGGTCCATCAGGTTGAAATAGAAGTTCTCTAAATTTAACAAGAGGAGAAATAGTTTCGGTTAGTTCATCAAATCCATCATCAGTTATTTGTGACCAAAAATGATTGGTATTAACATACTTAATGTATGAAGTATGTTTTGCCACTATGTTTATCGACAATGGCAATTCGCTAACGATTGTAATGATGTTTTCCTTCAATGTATTAAACTTTTCAGTTTCCTCTAATAAGTGAACAAGGGATATCTCCAAAACATCTTTTTGAAAGCGCATAGCTTTGAAATCAGTTTGAGATACTGTTCTGAAAAGTGGTTTGATGGTTTGTTTTAAAAATTCAATTTTTTCAAAATTCAAATGATTCCAAAAAACATCACCTTCTACTTTTGACAAATCAGGTTTAGCCTCTTGAATAACTACTGATTTCTGGGGTAATTCAGCAATTTGAATGCGTAACTTTTCAATTTCCTTTTGAGCAATTGCACCTTTGTCTTTTTCAAGAGCTTTCTCTATTTTCTCAATTCTAAATCCTACAAAGCGAACTGGAAGAGGTGTTTGTCCTTTTAGTTCTTTTCCTTTGGGGGTAAGTTTGAAATATTCAAAATTATCCCAGCAATCCATAATAAGGAAAGTGTCTTTTATGGGACACCAAGATTTCATTTTGGTAGGTTCTAACAATCTGGTTCCGCGACCAATCATCTGCCAAAATTTGGTATAAGAAAATACAGGTTTTATAAAGACCAGATTGACCAACTCTCGCACATCAATTCCAGTGTCCAACATATCCACGCTTAAAGCAATTCTTGGCATGTCTTTATGTGTGAATGACAAGAGACCACCTTGCCATATACTAGGATCATTTGAAACCAATCTTTTGGCTAATTCTCCTGCATATTCAGGATAAAGTGCATCAAATATTTCTTCAATTCTTTTGGCATGTGCCTTGGTAGAACAGAAAAATGGTTTTTCCTGGAAGCACGCCATTTTGGATCTTTAATGCATTCTTCCATGAATTCCTTAACAATGGTAACGTTAGTTCCTTTGTTCGTTACTGTCTTTTTCAAGGTCAGTACCTTCAAAATTGATTTCTGCAACTTCCTTCCCCTCCAAAATCATTTGTTTCTGATCTTCAAGACTAATAGTCCGCTTACTAATTCCTTCCTGTTGAAATTTGGTTTGGATTTTCATAACTTGAAAATCGCAAAGGTATGGAGGACTATTATTTACAGCTTCTTCATACGAATATGCAAAAGTTGGTAAGCCATCTTCGCATTCGAAGAGCTTAAATGTATTATGGTCAATAATATCTGTTGGTGTAGCTGTCAGCCCGAGAGTAATTATCTTAAAATAATCAAGTACTTCTCCATAAGTATTGTATATGGATCGATGACTTTCATCCACTACAATTAAATCAAAGAAATGTGGTGAGATTGAATTTTCTTCATCTCTGATAATATTCAACATCGTAGATAGGTGGAAACGTAATTCGTCTATTATCTTTAGCAATTGAATTCTCACCAATTTTGCCAACTTGGCTCATGAGGGAGAAACTCTTTAAATGCTTCCAATGCCTGATTTCGTAAAGCAATCCGATCAACTAAAAATAGAATACGCTTTGTCCAACCCGCACCATCAAAGTATCAACTAAAGCAATGCAAGTTCTTGTTTTTCCTGTTCCAGTAGCCATTACCAAAAGAAACTTACTTCTTTTCTTTTCAATTCCTTCTAGAACAGCCCGAATAGCATGAATCTGATAATCACGACCAGCTATTATTGTATTAATTATTTCCTTTGCAAGCGGTTTTCGGTTTTCTAATGTATTCATAACGTTCTAAATCATCACGAGTAGGGAAACCCAATAACCTTTTAGGAGGATGGTTTCATATCCCAGAAGAAAATTTCGTGTCCATTAGTGTAAAAGCAAAAAGGCAATCCTTTGTTAATGGAATCAGAAATGTGGTGGCAATATTGTTTGGCTTGTTCCCTTCCTAATTCTGCATCGACGATTGTTTTTTTTGCCTCGACCACAGCAAGTGGTTTACCATCTCTGCCAAGTAAAACATAATCACTGAATTGATGGCCAGCGTAAGGTGTTGGAGCTTCTTCTGCAAGACCTTTATCTACTATAATATCAAATTCTTCAATAACCTGAGTTCGGTCTGATACATTCCATCCGGCTTGTTTCAGCCGGGTGTCAATGATTTCTTTCCGTGTTTGTTGTTCGTTTTTCAAAGCCGATATAACTAATAGTTCAAATGTAATTATATTTTGAAAGTGTTGATGAAGTAGACTTTAGTAGAATCGTTATTTACATTTATTATACATACCTCGTACAAACTATTTTTTTATACTATTAATACTAAGTCATTATTTATCATACAATTAACTCCCATCAACTTCAGCAGCAGGCAAATCATTAAAATGCTCAAAAAGCTCCAGACCACTTTGTTCGAACTTTTTTAGTTCTTTTGAGTAGGATTGAATAAGGGAAAAGGATTCATTCATTGGGTTGATATTATTATCTTTATATAACTTGCTTATTTGAATGAGGGATCGTTTCTATTTTAAAAATATGCTTTCTAATTAGAGATAGATTTTATTACAAAG
This region of Bacteroidales bacterium genomic DNA includes:
- a CDS encoding AAA family ATPase, whose product is MKLLRFKVNTPEGFRSLQSGFEIYFLRDFDYHLAQDFNPNILAGRNGSGKSNILEALANIFYHLDCMYADNLPDDFSKKTSKEEDLKAGKLADKNYVFDNYVCVVDAFELEYFMPIAIGLMDKPISDFHRFQSIKLKPILEFQKK
- a CDS encoding restriction endonuclease subunit S produces the protein MYGQGKTRGNVGFLKIEAATNQACAAIPPSENINQVFLFILLKQCYNYLRSLARGGNQENLNLNIVGNIDIILPEPNIQAKFEGIVTKIESLKLKFLNSLKELENLYGSIRQRAFNGELDLDKVDISDLVDSKKKTQNQ